Proteins co-encoded in one Flavobacteriaceae bacterium MAR_2009_75 genomic window:
- a CDS encoding nucleoid protein Hbs, which translates to MNKSELIDAISKDAGITKIAARKALESLLGNIEKSLKEGDKVSLGGFGSWTVAKRPERKGRNPNTGESIKISSKKVVKFQPGIALQDTDDTGPMKNR; encoded by the coding sequence ATGAACAAATCAGAATTGATAGATGCCATTTCTAAAGATGCTGGAATCACTAAAATTGCGGCAAGAAAGGCTTTAGAATCGCTATTAGGGAATATTGAAAAAAGTTTAAAAGAAGGTGATAAAGTTTCTTTGGGCGGATTTGGGTCCTGGACCGTAGCAAAAAGACCTGAACGGAAAGGTAGGAATCCAAATACTGGAGAATCCATAAAAATATCATCTAAAAAAGTCGTGAAATTTCAACCAGGTATCGCGTTGCAAGACACTGATGACACAGGGCCAATGAAAAATAGATAA
- a CDS encoding 23S rRNA pseudouridine1911/1915/1917 synthase, producing the protein MDEPIRLQEYGVGIFRGAMTKSALKKVLKKKYITVNDAIATTATLIKGGERIQLCIPEKVRSSKKLVFPLQVLFEDEHLAAIHKPAGILVSGNSFKTIAHALSQNLQPSNLPDATIPQPVHRLDYATTGILLVGKTSSSIRALNRLFEAKAIEKTYYAVTIGEMKHKGKVTSDIEGKPSHSNYTVVDSVPSERFGRLNLVKLDPRTGRRHQLRKHLSSIGNPILGDKTYGQEDLILNGKGLYLHAFSIKFIHPFTHKVMYLKDKLPGRFRNLFKTNDI; encoded by the coding sequence ATGGATGAACCTATTCGGTTACAAGAATATGGCGTAGGTATTTTTAGGGGTGCCATGACCAAGTCTGCCCTAAAAAAAGTACTGAAGAAAAAATATATTACGGTCAACGACGCTATCGCAACGACTGCAACCCTGATAAAGGGTGGTGAACGTATACAGTTATGCATACCGGAAAAGGTACGGTCTTCTAAAAAATTGGTATTCCCATTACAGGTATTATTCGAAGACGAACATTTGGCAGCGATTCATAAGCCTGCGGGTATTTTGGTCAGTGGCAATAGTTTTAAAACCATCGCCCATGCACTGTCTCAAAACTTGCAACCCAGTAATTTGCCCGATGCCACCATACCACAACCTGTGCATCGCTTAGATTATGCCACTACAGGTATTTTGTTAGTCGGAAAAACAAGTAGTAGTATTCGTGCCCTGAACCGCTTGTTCGAAGCAAAAGCGATTGAAAAGACTTATTATGCGGTTACTATTGGAGAAATGAAGCATAAAGGCAAAGTTACTTCCGATATTGAAGGCAAACCATCGCATTCGAATTACACTGTTGTCGATTCTGTACCCTCCGAACGATTCGGCCGACTTAACTTGGTGAAATTAGACCCTCGAACAGGTAGAAGACATCAGTTACGCAAACACCTTTCAAGTATCGGAAACCCTATATTGGGCGATAAAACATACGGACAAGAAGATTTAATTTTAAACGGTAAGGGCCTATACCTTCATGCTTTTTCTATAAAGTTCATCCACCCTTTTACTCATAAAGTAATGTATTTAAAAGATAAATTGCCAGGTCGATTTCGGAATTTATTTAAGACTAATGACATTTAA
- a CDS encoding methyltransferase family protein has protein sequence MVDPWQKRWDDRYSAPEYAFGLEPNVYFKEQLEKLEPGKILFAAEGEGRNAVFAANLGWQVSAFDISAEGRKKALKLAEENDVTIEYQVGQLPHLKYSENQFDAIALVYAHFPSEIKSQYHKMLSSYLRSGGIVIFEAFGKNHLAYKTKNPSVGGPGNLESLFSLGELRTDFADYEIIEAEEKVVELQEGLYHNGEGSVIRFVAQKK, from the coding sequence ATGGTAGACCCGTGGCAAAAGAGATGGGATGATAGATACAGTGCCCCAGAATATGCTTTCGGCCTTGAGCCCAATGTGTATTTCAAAGAACAATTAGAAAAACTCGAACCGGGCAAAATACTCTTTGCCGCAGAAGGCGAAGGGCGTAATGCGGTATTTGCCGCAAATTTGGGTTGGCAGGTATCTGCCTTTGACATTAGCGCCGAAGGAAGAAAAAAAGCGCTAAAACTTGCCGAGGAAAATGATGTAACCATTGAGTACCAAGTGGGCCAACTACCCCATTTAAAATACAGTGAAAATCAATTCGACGCCATTGCCTTGGTATATGCCCATTTTCCGTCGGAAATCAAGTCGCAATACCATAAAATGTTAAGTAGCTATTTACGCAGTGGCGGAATCGTCATCTTCGAGGCGTTTGGCAAAAACCATTTAGCCTACAAAACCAAAAACCCAAGCGTTGGCGGACCAGGTAATCTTGAGAGTTTATTTTCTTTGGGAGAACTACGAACAGATTTTGCCGACTACGAGATTATCGAAGCCGAAGAAAAAGTGGTTGAACTTCAAGAAGGTTTGTACCATAACGGAGAAGGCTCGGTGATTCGATTCGTGGCCCAGAAAAAGTAA
- a CDS encoding CNT family concentrative nucleoside transporter, which yields MNTKLWILLLALCTFFPSLAQDSLAVDIVDSVTYNDVRENTADIVPNGGFSINSLWRGMLGMAVLILIAFLFSSNRKAINWKTVGIGLSLQLLIAVGVLKVSWVQMAFEAIGAVFISILGFTRAGSKFLFEGLVVDTNTFGYIFAFQVLPTIIFFSALTSLLFYLGVIQKVVRGLAWLLSKSLGISGPESLSVAGNIFLGQTEAPLLIKAYLEKMNRSEILLVMIGGMATVAGAVLAAYIGFLGGEDEALQLVFAKHLLAASVMAAPGAIVISKILHPQTEVVNTDIEVSTEKIGSNMLDAIANGTTEGLKLAVNVGAMLLVFVALIAMINGILGYAGDLTNFNQWMAENTAYSEFSLEAILGTVFAPLMWLIGVANEDVMLMGQLLGIKLAASEFVGYIQLAELKDLTQGANLTYNKSVIMATYMLCGFANFASIGIQIGGIGSLAPGQRKTLSEFGMKAVLGGSIASLLSATIAGMILG from the coding sequence ATGAATACCAAACTTTGGATCCTTCTGCTTGCCTTGTGTACCTTTTTTCCTTCTCTGGCCCAAGATTCTTTAGCTGTAGACATTGTAGACTCCGTTACGTATAACGATGTTCGAGAAAATACGGCCGATATAGTGCCCAATGGCGGATTTAGCATCAATAGTTTATGGCGGGGCATGCTGGGCATGGCCGTGCTCATTCTTATTGCATTTCTATTCAGTTCAAATCGCAAAGCCATCAACTGGAAAACCGTAGGTATCGGGCTTTCATTACAACTATTGATTGCTGTCGGCGTATTAAAAGTATCATGGGTACAAATGGCATTCGAAGCCATTGGTGCCGTTTTCATCAGTATTTTAGGCTTTACCCGGGCGGGTAGTAAATTTCTCTTTGAAGGGCTTGTGGTCGACACCAACACCTTTGGCTATATTTTTGCCTTTCAGGTATTGCCGACCATTATTTTCTTTTCCGCGCTGACCTCCCTTCTATTCTATTTGGGAGTGATTCAAAAGGTCGTTCGCGGATTGGCCTGGTTGCTTTCAAAGAGTTTGGGTATTTCAGGTCCGGAGAGTCTTTCGGTGGCCGGAAATATTTTCTTGGGTCAGACCGAAGCCCCATTGTTGATCAAGGCTTATTTGGAAAAAATGAACCGATCAGAAATTTTATTGGTGATGATTGGGGGAATGGCCACCGTAGCCGGTGCCGTACTTGCCGCATATATTGGTTTTTTGGGTGGGGAGGATGAAGCTCTACAGCTCGTTTTTGCGAAACACTTATTGGCAGCTTCGGTTATGGCAGCACCCGGTGCCATTGTTATTTCAAAAATTCTGCATCCACAGACGGAAGTCGTAAACACCGACATCGAGGTTTCTACCGAAAAAATAGGTTCGAATATGCTCGACGCCATCGCCAACGGAACGACCGAGGGTCTTAAATTGGCCGTTAATGTAGGTGCGATGTTATTGGTATTCGTAGCACTTATTGCCATGATCAATGGTATTCTAGGCTATGCAGGAGATTTGACCAACTTCAACCAATGGATGGCCGAAAATACTGCCTATAGCGAATTCTCGCTCGAAGCTATTTTAGGTACTGTTTTTGCACCCCTAATGTGGTTGATCGGGGTTGCGAATGAAGACGTGATGTTGATGGGCCAATTGCTCGGAATAAAACTGGCCGCCAGTGAATTTGTCGGCTATATTCAATTGGCCGAGTTAAAAGATTTGACCCAAGGTGCCAATCTTACTTATAACAAATCGGTAATTATGGCGACCTATATGTTGTGTGGTTTTGCCAACTTTGCTTCCATTGGTATTCAAATCGGGGGCATTGGTTCTTTAGCTCCTGGCCAGCGCAAGACCCTTTCTGAATTCGGAATGAAAGCCGTATTGGGCGGTTCAATCGCTTCCCTTCTTTCCGCTACTATTGCAGGTATGATTTTGGGGTAA
- a CDS encoding electron transfer flavoprotein alpha subunit apoprotein: protein MSVLVYTESENGKFKKNAFEVASYAKAVAEQLGTSAVAISFNADANNDLGTYGISKVLNVTNDQLKTFNAEAYAKAITEAVNKEEANVVIVSSSANSKYLAPILAGKLKAGYAPNVVEAPNSTAPFTIKRTAFSNKGFAHTEITTDTKIVGVSNNAFGIVENNADAVVEDFSPSLDDNDFAVKSVEVDKVAGKVTIADAEIVVSGGRGLKGPENWGMIEELAEVLGAATACSKPVSDMGWRPHGEHVGQTGKPVAANLYIAVGISGAIQHLAGVSASKTKVVINNDAEAPFFKAADYGIVGDAFEVVPQLVEKLKEFKAQNA from the coding sequence ATGTCAGTTCTCGTATATACAGAATCAGAAAACGGAAAGTTTAAAAAGAACGCTTTTGAAGTGGCTTCTTATGCCAAAGCGGTTGCAGAGCAACTGGGCACCTCAGCGGTTGCCATTTCTTTCAATGCCGATGCCAATAATGATTTGGGCACTTACGGTATTTCAAAAGTATTGAACGTGACCAACGATCAGCTAAAAACCTTTAACGCCGAGGCGTATGCCAAGGCAATTACAGAAGCTGTGAATAAAGAGGAAGCAAATGTTGTTATCGTCAGTTCTAGTGCAAATAGCAAATATTTGGCTCCTATTTTGGCAGGTAAGCTAAAGGCCGGCTATGCCCCGAACGTAGTGGAAGCACCCAATAGTACGGCACCATTTACCATAAAACGCACCGCATTCAGTAATAAGGGTTTTGCCCATACAGAAATTACTACCGATACTAAAATCGTTGGGGTTTCAAATAACGCTTTCGGAATCGTCGAAAATAACGCCGATGCCGTAGTCGAAGATTTTAGTCCATCATTAGATGATAACGATTTTGCGGTTAAATCTGTCGAAGTCGATAAAGTGGCCGGTAAAGTAACCATTGCCGATGCGGAAATCGTAGTTTCTGGAGGTCGTGGACTTAAAGGACCTGAAAATTGGGGCATGATCGAAGAGCTGGCCGAAGTATTGGGTGCGGCCACCGCCTGTTCAAAGCCTGTTTCAGATATGGGCTGGAGACCGCATGGCGAGCACGTAGGCCAGACAGGTAAGCCGGTAGCGGCTAATTTATACATTGCCGTTGGTATTTCAGGCGCCATTCAACACTTGGCAGGTGTTAGCGCCAGTAAAACTAAAGTGGTGATCAATAACGATGCCGAGGCACCATTTTTCAAAGCGGCCGACTACGGTATTGTAGGAGACGCCTTTGAAGTAGTGCCACAACTCGTCGAAAAATTAAAAGAATTTAAAGCCCAAAACGCTTAA
- a CDS encoding electron transfer flavoprotein beta subunit gives MKILVCISNVPDTTSKINFTDGDTKFDTNGVQFVINPNDEFGLTRAMWFKEKQGATVHIATVGDASVEPTMRKALAIGADEGIRINAVPTDGFFVAEQLANVVKDGAYDLVIAGRESIDYNGGMVPGILATLTGMNFINTCINLEVEGNTATAIREIDGGKEKVETQLPLVIGGQKGLVEESDLKIPNMRGIMMARKKALNVVEPIDAVKATVDNKFEKPAPKGTVKLVDSADELVALLHNEAKVI, from the coding sequence ATGAAAATATTAGTTTGTATAAGTAATGTACCTGATACCACGTCAAAAATCAATTTTACCGACGGGGATACTAAATTTGACACCAATGGTGTGCAGTTCGTCATCAACCCTAACGATGAGTTCGGTCTTACCCGTGCCATGTGGTTCAAAGAGAAACAAGGTGCTACGGTGCACATTGCCACAGTTGGCGATGCATCGGTAGAACCTACGATGAGAAAAGCTCTGGCCATTGGCGCAGATGAGGGCATTCGTATCAACGCAGTACCTACCGACGGTTTCTTTGTAGCTGAACAATTGGCTAATGTTGTCAAGGATGGTGCGTACGATTTGGTTATTGCCGGAAGAGAGTCTATCGATTACAACGGTGGTATGGTACCCGGTATTTTGGCCACCCTCACAGGCATGAACTTTATAAACACTTGTATTAATCTTGAAGTTGAAGGCAATACGGCTACCGCAATTCGTGAAATAGATGGGGGCAAGGAAAAAGTGGAGACCCAACTGCCATTGGTCATCGGAGGCCAAAAAGGGCTCGTCGAAGAAAGTGACCTTAAAATACCGAATATGAGGGGTATCATGATGGCCCGTAAAAAAGCTTTAAACGTAGTAGAGCCAATTGATGCAGTTAAAGCCACTGTTGACAACAAGTTTGAAAAACCTGCCCCGAAAGGCACCGTAAAACTTGTAGATTCTGCCGATGAATTGGTAGCGTTACTTCACAATGAAGCCAAGGTTATTTAA
- a CDS encoding pyruvate dehydrogenase E1 component beta subunit encodes MKTLQFRQAIAEAMTEEMRRDESVYLMGEEVAEYNGAYKASKGMLDEFGAKRVIDTPIAELGFAGIGVGSTMTGNRPIIEFMTFNFALVGIDQIINNAAKIRQMSGGQFPCPIVFRGPTASAGQLAATHSQAFESWYANCPGLKVVVPSNPADAKGLLKSAIRDDDPVIFMESEQMYGDKGEVPEGEYTIPLGVADIRREGSDVTIVSFGKIIKEAFKAADELEKEGISCEIIDLRTVKPMDYEAILKSVKKTNRLVILEEAWPFGNVATEITFHVQAHAFDYLDAPIQKINTADTPAPYSPVLLAEWLPNHEDVINAVKKVLYK; translated from the coding sequence ATGAAGACGTTACAATTTAGGCAAGCCATTGCTGAGGCCATGACCGAAGAAATGAGAAGAGACGAGTCCGTTTACCTTATGGGAGAAGAAGTGGCTGAATATAATGGTGCTTACAAGGCCTCTAAGGGTATGCTCGATGAATTCGGTGCAAAACGTGTGATCGATACTCCGATCGCTGAGCTCGGTTTTGCAGGTATCGGTGTGGGTTCTACTATGACAGGCAACCGCCCGATCATAGAATTCATGACCTTCAACTTTGCTTTGGTAGGTATCGATCAGATTATTAATAATGCCGCGAAGATCCGTCAGATGTCTGGTGGTCAGTTTCCGTGCCCTATCGTTTTTCGTGGGCCGACCGCATCTGCAGGTCAATTGGCCGCTACACACTCGCAAGCTTTTGAAAGCTGGTATGCGAATTGCCCGGGTCTAAAGGTAGTAGTGCCCTCTAATCCGGCAGATGCCAAAGGTCTGTTGAAATCTGCGATTCGTGATGACGATCCGGTTATTTTTATGGAGTCGGAACAGATGTACGGTGATAAGGGTGAAGTGCCTGAAGGTGAATACACCATTCCATTGGGAGTAGCCGATATTCGTAGAGAGGGTAGCGATGTAACCATCGTTTCCTTCGGAAAAATTATCAAAGAAGCTTTTAAAGCTGCCGATGAATTGGAAAAAGAGGGTATTAGCTGTGAAATAATAGATTTACGTACCGTAAAACCTATGGATTACGAGGCAATACTCAAATCGGTAAAGAAAACAAACAGATTGGTCATTCTTGAAGAAGCTTGGCCCTTCGGAAACGTAGCCACTGAGATAACTTTTCACGTACAGGCCCATGCATTCGATTATTTAGATGCGCCTATTCAAAAAATAAACACGGCAGATACACCAGCACCTTATTCGCCAGTATTGTTGGCGGAGTGGTTGCCCAATCATGAAGATGTTATTAACGCTGTTAAGAAAGTGTTATATAAATAA
- a CDS encoding carboxypeptidase-like protein produces MKNFLFTFLFLFAYTVCAQSKVSGIVTDEFDNPVAFANIIFKNSYEGTITNDDGRFYMESETTHDTLVVSFIGYEDLEIPLDVKVNYDMKVQLKESSEQLNEVVIFAGKQSKKNNPAVEILKKIWAKKRENGLRKFKQYAYDKYEKVEFDLNTIDSALMKRKIFKGLEFVFQDLDTSRITGKTYLPIFLNETFSKVYGDNLLNEEKEDVLGNKNSGFDNNQAIISFVADLYQDYDIYDNYLKFFDKSFTSPLSRTGVDTYNYALRDSAFVDNKWCYNIVYYPRRKNELTFKGDFWVNDTTYAIKNINLEVTKSANINWVKEIYIEQDFEVVNDSVFLLKRDYMMSDFSFSKKEKSRGVYGKRTTVFDNYAFDEKRQRDFYKTESNPYDPIVQNRDSAFWTNNRLEDLNKDEKGIYQLLDTLKTVPKFKSYYNLVSILGSGYVEIDKWNMDIGSVYDLFGYNQAEGPRVRLGARSYFGENDLWRLEGYTAYGFTDHKMKYGASGKILLDQKSRLIVSGGNRRDIEQLGVSLTATNDVLGRSIASSSLVTVGANNRLTNINLSKLGFEMEPVTNLRVGVGATFRTLSSALPDEFSLDYIDLEQSSGLASTIRQFDFNALLIYTPGKRTIGYGVERRVINDNYSTLLLNYTKGTEGVLDSDFDYSKLQFSYSQPWQIGGFGRLFSTLEIGKTFGEVPLGLLNVIPGNQTFFSNYGTFPNLDFYEFVTDTYVALHLQHNFNGRLFSRIPLLRKLNLREVVGLRGVWGQLSDENIALSAPASINTPLQAPSDKIYCEYSFGVGNIFKVLRIDFNFRGNYLDAPDARPFSITGTFGFDF; encoded by the coding sequence ATGAAGAACTTTCTCTTTACCTTCCTTTTTCTTTTTGCCTACACGGTCTGCGCGCAGAGTAAGGTGAGCGGTATCGTTACCGATGAATTTGATAATCCGGTGGCATTCGCCAATATTATCTTCAAAAACTCGTACGAAGGCACCATCACGAATGATGATGGGCGTTTTTATATGGAGTCTGAAACGACCCATGACACCTTGGTGGTTTCTTTTATAGGATATGAGGATTTAGAAATACCCTTGGACGTAAAGGTGAATTATGACATGAAGGTGCAGTTAAAGGAATCTTCTGAGCAGCTCAATGAAGTTGTCATCTTCGCCGGAAAACAGTCGAAAAAGAATAATCCGGCAGTTGAAATTTTAAAGAAGATTTGGGCTAAAAAAAGGGAAAACGGACTGCGGAAATTCAAGCAGTACGCCTACGACAAATACGAAAAGGTTGAATTTGATCTGAATACCATCGACAGTGCCTTGATGAAACGTAAAATTTTCAAAGGTCTTGAATTTGTTTTTCAAGATTTGGACACCTCACGAATTACCGGAAAAACCTATCTACCAATTTTCTTAAATGAAACCTTTTCAAAAGTTTACGGAGATAATCTTTTAAATGAAGAAAAAGAAGATGTTCTTGGTAACAAGAATTCAGGCTTTGATAACAATCAGGCAATAATCAGTTTTGTGGCGGATCTTTATCAAGATTATGATATCTATGACAACTACTTGAAGTTCTTTGATAAGAGCTTTACGAGTCCGCTTTCTAGAACAGGTGTCGATACCTACAATTATGCATTGCGCGATAGTGCCTTTGTCGACAATAAATGGTGCTACAATATTGTCTATTACCCGCGTCGTAAAAACGAATTGACCTTTAAGGGAGACTTTTGGGTGAACGATACCACCTATGCCATCAAAAATATCAATCTTGAAGTTACGAAAAGTGCGAACATCAACTGGGTAAAGGAAATCTATATAGAACAAGATTTCGAAGTCGTCAATGACAGTGTTTTTCTGCTAAAGCGCGATTATATGATGAGCGACTTCAGTTTTAGTAAAAAAGAGAAATCTCGAGGTGTTTATGGTAAACGAACCACGGTCTTCGATAATTATGCCTTTGATGAAAAGAGGCAAAGAGATTTTTACAAAACCGAAAGCAACCCTTATGATCCCATCGTACAGAATCGCGATAGCGCTTTTTGGACGAATAATAGGCTAGAAGACCTAAATAAAGATGAAAAAGGAATTTATCAGCTTTTAGACACCTTAAAGACCGTACCCAAGTTTAAATCTTATTACAATCTGGTCAGTATTTTGGGATCGGGTTATGTAGAAATCGACAAGTGGAACATGGATATTGGTTCGGTCTACGACCTCTTTGGGTACAATCAGGCAGAAGGCCCCCGTGTTCGATTAGGTGCCCGTTCCTATTTTGGCGAAAATGACCTGTGGCGATTAGAAGGGTATACGGCCTACGGCTTTACCGATCATAAAATGAAGTATGGTGCTTCGGGCAAGATTTTGCTCGATCAAAAATCCCGACTTATCGTTTCGGGAGGTAACCGGCGCGATATTGAACAATTGGGTGTAAGCCTAACCGCTACCAACGATGTTCTGGGGCGTAGTATCGCTTCATCTTCTTTGGTTACGGTAGGTGCGAACAATCGGCTGACAAATATCAATCTTAGCAAGCTCGGTTTTGAGATGGAGCCGGTAACCAACCTGCGCGTTGGGGTAGGGGCGACCTTTCGTACCTTAAGTTCTGCATTACCTGACGAGTTTAGCCTAGACTATATTGATCTCGAACAGTCCTCTGGCTTGGCGTCGACCATTCGGCAATTTGATTTTAATGCTTTGTTGATTTATACCCCAGGTAAGCGTACCATCGGTTACGGGGTCGAAAGAAGGGTGATCAATGATAATTACAGTACCCTGCTGCTGAATTATACAAAAGGTACCGAAGGGGTATTAGATAGTGATTTTGATTACAGCAAGTTACAGTTTTCATATAGCCAACCATGGCAAATAGGTGGTTTTGGCAGACTTTTCAGTACTTTAGAAATAGGCAAGACCTTTGGCGAGGTTCCCCTGGGGCTGTTGAACGTAATACCGGGCAACCAAACTTTCTTCTCTAATTATGGCACGTTTCCGAACCTCGACTTTTATGAATTCGTTACCGATACCTACGTAGCTCTGCATCTGCAGCATAATTTTAACGGAAGGCTATTTTCGAGAATTCCTCTTTTAAGAAAGTTGAATTTAAGAGAAGTGGTCGGTCTCCGTGGGGTTTGGGGGCAGCTTTCCGATGAGAACATTGCCTTAAGTGCCCCTGCTTCGATCAATACTCCGTTGCAAGCTCCATCAGATAAAATTTACTGCGAATACTCTTTTGGTGTCGGTAATATCTTTAAGGTGCTGCGTATCGATTTTAACTTTAGGGGCAATTATTTAGACGCACCCGATGCCCGGCCGTTCAGTATAACAGGTACTTTTGGTTTCGACTTTTGA
- a CDS encoding inorganic pyrophosphatase: MGKKTNLTFDVLIEIPKGSRNKYEYDFALHKIRFDRMLFSSMMYPGDYGFIPETLALDKDPLDVLVMGTEPTYPMVVMEVKPIGVFHMTDEKGPDEKIICVPVSDPIWSNNNDISDLNPHRLKEIEHFFQVYKDLEEKKVDTGGWGNAEEAVKIYHECVKRYEESDLKKKRTFTI, from the coding sequence ATGGGAAAGAAGACGAATTTAACTTTTGATGTTCTAATAGAAATCCCGAAGGGGAGCCGAAATAAATACGAGTACGATTTTGCATTGCACAAAATCCGTTTTGACCGAATGCTTTTTTCTTCAATGATGTACCCTGGTGATTATGGTTTCATTCCAGAAACTTTGGCCCTTGATAAAGATCCATTAGATGTGTTGGTTATGGGTACGGAACCCACTTATCCCATGGTGGTGATGGAGGTTAAGCCTATTGGTGTCTTTCATATGACCGATGAAAAAGGCCCTGATGAAAAAATTATCTGTGTACCGGTATCGGATCCGATATGGAGCAATAACAATGATATCAGTGACCTGAATCCACATAGATTAAAAGAAATTGAACACTTCTTTCAAGTATATAAAGATCTGGAAGAAAAGAAAGTTGATACCGGTGGATGGGGCAATGCCGAAGAAGCGGTGAAAATTTATCACGAATGTGTGAAGCGATATGAAGAAAGTGATCTAAAAAAGAAGCGTACCTTTACGATATAG